One window from the genome of Oryza glaberrima chromosome 3, OglaRS2, whole genome shotgun sequence encodes:
- the LOC127768551 gene encoding uncharacterized protein LOC127768551 has protein sequence MDPMELPDDMITEVLRRLPPRSLAACRRVCRSWRAVVDDRRLLREDLLPLSLAGIFLNLHDLYPTQFFSCPSATGPAVSGNVDYTRRRSSLPDGHMPSINITDHCNGLVLVNNCVTNPATRRWERLPRRHPRHVARTAAARFNAVHEHLVFDPAVSPRGYEVFLIPHVAPRESDRRRRRRDDEFYPTSDESEWPPSPFFLSVFSSETRQWEGRRFVRDGPPAGTVASMRLHHASEVGRGVYWRGSLYIHCQTNFVMRISLSSDKYQVIGPPLSFDVCRYKEFHLGRSEKGVYFALLISNQLRIWFLEESCGQIGWVLKLDNNLMPILPHFIDVKLSDDGPWSLQDIDYCEDPNEDDDARSQTVQAAYYDWDFDNSANSIDIQDNSVQGSHRGFGFLGFHPFKEVVFLHYSLERGLAYNMNSFKVQD, from the exons ATGGATCCGATGGAGCTACCTGACGACATGATCACGGAGGTCCTCCGGCGACTCCCGCCGCGCAGCCTTGCCGCGTGCCGCCGCGTCTGCAGGTCGTGGCGCGCGGTGGTCGATGACCGCCGCCTGCTGCGTGAGGACCTCCTCCCGCTCTCCCTGGCCGGCATCTTCCTCAACCTCCACGACCTCTACCCCACGCAGTTCTTCTCTTGCCCCAGCGCAACTGGCCCCGCCGTCTCCGGCAACGTCGACTACACGAGGCGCAGGTCCTCTTTGCCCGACGGCCACATGCCCTCGATCAACATCACCGACCACTGCAACGGCCTCGTGCTGGTCAACAACTGCGTGACCAACCCGGCGACACGGCGGTGGGAGCGGCTGCCACGCCGCCACCCGCGCCACGTCgcgcgcacggccgccgccaggTTCAACGCCGTCCACGAGCACCTCGTGTTCGACCCCGCCGTGTCACCGCGCGGCTACGAGGTTTTCCTGATCCCTCACGTTGCCCCTCGCGAGAGCGACcgcaggcgcaggcgcaggGACGATGAGTTTTACCCCACGAGCGATGAATCGGaatggccgccgtcgccgttttTCTTGTCCGTCTTCTCGTCGGAGACGAGacagtgggaggggaggcgcttCGTACGGGACGGGCCGCCGGCGGGCACCGTCGCTTCCATGCGATTGCATCATGCAAGCGAAGTAGGCAGAGGTGTCTACTGGCGAGGATCTCTCTATATTCACTGCCAAACTAATTTTGTCATGAG aATATCATTGTCAAGTGATAAGTACCAAGTCATCGGACCGCCGTTAAGTTTTGACGTGTGCAGATACAAGGAATTTCATTTAGGACGATCAGAGAAGGGTGTGTATTTTGCACTTTTGATTTCAAATCAACTTCGGATTTGGTTCCTTGAAGAATCGTGTGGCCAGATAGGTTGGGTATTAAAGCTTGACAACAACCTTATGCCCATTTTGCCACATTTCATAGATGTCAAATTAAGTGATGATGGACCATGGTCCTTACAAGATATTGACTATTGCGAGGATCCTAATGAAGACGACGATGCACGaagtcaaacagtacaagcagcATATTATGATTGGGACTTTGACAATAGTGCTAATTCTATCGATATTCAAGATAACAGTGTTCAAGGAAGTCATAGAGGTTTTGGCTTCCTTGGATTCCATCCTTTCAAAGAGGTGGTTTTCCTACATTATAGCTTGGAGAGAGGACTAGCTTATAATATGAACAGCTTCAAGGTTCAAGACTAG